Proteins encoded in a region of the Dendropsophus ebraccatus isolate aDenEbr1 chromosome 11, aDenEbr1.pat, whole genome shotgun sequence genome:
- the PGC gene encoding gastricsin codes for MKCLLLALVCLHLSEGIVRVPLKRFKSMRAVMSEHGIKAPRVDPATKYYNKLAAAYEPLANYMDMSYYGEISIGTPPQNFLVLFDTGSSNLWVPSTYCQSQACTNHPLFNPSQSSTYSSNNQQFSLQYGTGSLTGILSYDTVNIQSISISQQEFGLSVTEPGSNFVYAQFDGILGLAYPSIAVGGATTVMQGMIQQNLISQPVFGFYLSGQENTQSGGEVAFGGVDQNYYSGQIYWTPVTSETYWQIGIQGFSINGQPTGWCSQGCQGIVDTGTSLLTAPQGEFANLMQYIGAQEDQNGNYAVSCGNIQSLPTICFTISGVSFPLPPSAYILQSNGYCTVGIMPTYLPSQNGQPLWILGDVFLRQYYSVYDLGNNQVGFATAA; via the exons ATGAAGTGTCTCCTCCTCGCTCTCGTTTGCCTCCACCTCTCAGAGGGGATTGTTAG AGTCCCCCTGAAGAGGTTCAAGTCCATGAGAGCGGTGATGAGCGAGCATGGGATCAAAGCCCCAAGAGTTGATCCAGCTACAAAGTATTACAACAAGCTCGCTGCCGCGTATGAGCCATTGGCAAACTATATGGAT ATGTCATACTACGGAGAGATCAGCATTGGCACACCACCCCAGAACTTTCTGGTTCTCTTTGACACTGGATCTTCTAACTTGTGGGTTCCCTCAACCTATTGTCAGAGCCAGGCATGCA CCAATCACCCTCTGTTCAACCCAAGTCAGTCTTCCACCTATTCTTCAAACAACCAGCAATTCTCTCTGCAGTACGGAACTGGGAGCCTGACTGGGATCCTGTCATATGACACCGTCAAC ATCCAGAGTATCTCTATTTCCCAGCAAGAGTTTGGCTTGAGTGTGACTGAGCCTGGAAGCAACTTTGTGTATGCTCAGTTTGATGGCATCCTGGGTCTGGCGTATCCATCTATTGCAGTGGGGGGCGCTACCACCGTCATGCAGGGAATGATCCAACAGAATCTCATCAGCCAACCTGTTTTTGGATTCTACCTTAGCGG ACAGGAGAACACCCAGAGTGGAGGAGAGGTCGCTTTTGGAGGAGTTGATCAAAACTACTACTCAGGACAAATCTACTGGACTCCCGTCACCTCCGAAACATACTGGCAAATTGGAATCCAAGG GTTCTCCATCAATGGACAACCTACTGGATGGTGTAGCCAAGGATGCCAGGGTATTGTAGACACCGGAACTTCCCTGCTGACTGCCCCCCAAGGAGAGTTCGCCAATCTCATGCAATACATTGGCGCACAAGAAGATCAAAATGGAAAT TATGCAGTGAGCTGCGGTAACATTCAGAGTCTGCCCACAATCTGCTTCACCATCAGTGGAGTTTCTTTCCCACTTCCACCATCTGCCTACATTCTTCAG agcAATGGATACTGCACAGTTGGTATTATGCCAACTTACCTGCCTTCTCAGAATGGACAACCCTTATGGATCCTTGGTGATGTCTTCCTCAGGCAGTACTACTCTGTGTACGATCTGGGCAATAATCAAGTTGGTTTTGCTACAGCCGCATAA